The genomic interval TCTACCCATTTTTGTATTTGTGACATCACAACTGTTGGATTATCGAGACAATTTTCAAAGACGTAATCTCTTTTAAAAGTGCCATTCAGTGCCTCACACATGCCATTTGATTGTGGTGAATATGTCGGTGTATTACAATCTTCAATATTCCATTGTTTAAGACTTTTTCTTAGATTTTTCTCTATGTATTCAGGTCCGTTATCATGTAGTAGTTGAAGCTGCCCTTTTGGCGGTAAACTTTCACCGAATCTTTCAAATAGGGCATTCTGTACTAATAATTCGATATCACATCCTTGAATATGCGTGCCTGCTTTCCAGCTAATAATTGATCTGTCACAACAGTCGATCACAAAGGCCAGTCGAAGTTTTTGACCATTCCAACACTTAATAGACGTTATGTCGCTAGCCCATCTTGTATTGGATTTAACAACGGCTATTTTTCCAGTATGAATCCTACTATTTCCTCTGGTTCGAAATCGTTTTAATAGTAAACCTTCCTCTTTCAT from Dyadobacter sp. NIV53 carries:
- a CDS encoding IS3 family transposase translates to MGVAKSSIYYQARPYPKRKKIVKKYLSDAAKANIRSISSMKSTYGTPRVRAILQRDYGVTLSKYMVHRFMKEEGLLLKRFRTRGNSRIHTGKIAVVKSNTRWASDITSIKCWNGQKLRLAFVIDCCDRSIISWKAGTHIQGCDIELLVQNALFERFGESLPPKGQLQLLHDNGPEYIEKNLRKSLKQWNIEDCNTPTYSPQSNGMCEALNGTFKRDYVFENCLDNPTVVMSQIQKWVDEYNNFAPHSALKMKTPKEYFNFQIAA